The proteins below are encoded in one region of Vespula pensylvanica isolate Volc-1 chromosome 4, ASM1446617v1, whole genome shotgun sequence:
- the LOC122628693 gene encoding potassium channel subfamily K member 1-like yields the protein MTVSKKTNSSIELGQYNGVSKDINGSESSNDIRNSDEIKPFLREETMRKIKSVAGHVGLLITLMVYTAAGGMVFRQIELPAELARLERLRTKLRTQRYRFLDTISNNTDVTNLRTLVNVKLREYEEAIQETAEAGMLVSFVTEAIEQDDRGLAELPPISTDRWSILQAVFFASTVLTTIGYGNVVPSTNYGRIFCILFAIIGIPLTLTVIADWGKLFAEAVVQLTVIAKSRLSFLTATPCFTMNLAGRRSVGAVAAVALLFVYLACGAGMFMLWEDDWGFFEGFYFCFVTMTTIGFGDLVPKKPKYTLLCTLYILVGLALTSTIIELVRRQYAQSWRRLQALSGPLAETIRRLGEHAGGDMSALHSDLRKVLTVVSMPRLKWSQSDRSDSKEKEWEEAVEAVLRDIAASATTTPPKKPIVQIVVYESSV from the exons atgACAGTgagtaaaaaaacaaattcgtcTATCGAACTTGGCCAATACAATGGAGTTAGCAAAGATATCAACGGATCAGAATCATCAAATGATATTCGAAATTCTGACGAAATTAAACCTTTTTTACGAGAAGAAactatgagaaaaataaaatctgttGCTGGACATGTCGGCCTTTTAATAACATTGATGGTTTATACGGCAGCCGGTGGTATG GTTTTTCGACAGATCGAACTTCCGGCAGAATTAGCAAGATTAGAAAGATTACGTACGAAATTACGTACGCAAAGATACAGATTTCTCGATACGATTTCTAACAATACCGATGTGACCAACTTGAGAACTCTG gTGAACGTAAAATTACGAGAATACGAGGAGGCGATTCAAGAAACTGCCGAAGCTGGTATGTTGGTCAGTTTCGTTACGGAAGCCATTGAACAGGATGATCGAGGGTTGGCAGAGTTACCACCGATTTCTACCGATCGCTGGAGCATCCTTCAAGCTGTATTTTTTGCTAGCACGGTTCTCACAACAATCG GCTACGGAAACGTAGTACCGTCAACGAATTATGGAAGAATTTTTTGCATTCTCTTCGCCATCATAGGAATTCCCTTAACCTTGACCGTAATTGCCGATTGGGGCAAACTTTTCGCCGAGGCTGTTGTCCAGTTAACTGTTATAGCAAAATCGAGATTATCGTTCCTAACAGCCACACCTTGCTTTACTATGAATCTAGCTGGGAGAAGATCAGTTG GTGCAGTCGCAGCAGTAGCATTACTTTTCGTATATTTGGCGTGCGGCGCAGGTATGTTCATGCTTTGGGAAGACGATTGGGGCTTTTTCGaaggattttatttttgtttcgtgaCGATGACTACCATAGGATTTGGCGATCTTGTTCCCA AGAAGCCAAAGTATACGTTACTGTGTACCTTATACATCCTGGTGGGCTTAGCATTGACCAGTACCATCATAGAACTAGTGAGAAGACAATACGCTCAATCTTGGAGAAGATTGCAAGCATTGAGCGGACCCTTGGCAGAAACGATTCGAAGATTAGGTGAACATGCTGGTGGTGATATGTCGGCTCTTCATTCTGATCTGAg gaAAGTATTAACAGTGGTCTCGATGCCACGATTAAAGTGGTCACAATCGGATCGATCAGattccaaagaaaaagaatgggaaGAAGCTGTTGAAGCCGTATTACGAGATATCGCAGCATCCGCAACGACAACACCTCCGAAAAAACCGATCGTTCAAATCGTCGTTTACGAGTCGAGCGTTTAA
- the LOC122628694 gene encoding TIP41-like protein yields MTTVKVHGGIDILRLPVNEEEHVFPPWQIKYTQSHILHSKCSKSENGCGDQDATACQFCIYSKTLELPHMPDMVFPNNVLTLKHRDGAVLQFNALDALKYVSNGKINVQLACAEAWKESRSESSEFLEEKVKPFDWTFTTNYTGTISGFHLEETNERIDLDKLRRKEKIRFYHDLTLFEDELHDNGIAVCSVKIRVMPTSFFILLRYFLRIDNVMLRIKDTRIYHEFGQNYLLREFTTREAKVQDIHVSPVLFIEPSEIAPHLPLTESYYHKLIVQSREESKIEDGTSTSVDNTVDNTIT; encoded by the exons ATGACAACGGTGAAAGTTCATGGCGGAATAGATATATTGCGGCTACCTGTTAATGAAGAAGAGCATGTCTTTCCACCATGGCAAATCAAATACACTCAATCTCATATACTTCACTCCAAGTGTTCAAAAAGCGAGAATGGCTGCGGTGACCAAGACGCTACTGCTTGCCAGTTTTGCat ATATAGTAAAACTTTAGAACTGCCACATATGCCAGACATGGTATTTCCAAATAACGTATTAACTCTGAAACATCGAGATGGAGCTGTTTTGCAATTCAATGCGCTTGATGcattaaaatatgtttctaACGGTAAGATCAACGTACAACTTGCTTGCGCCGAAGCATGGAAAGAATCAAG ATCCGAAAGCAGTGAATTTTTAGAGGAGAAAGTTAAGCCATTCGATTGGACTTTTACAACCAATTATACAGGTACAATATCTGGATTTCATTTGGAAGAAACAAATGAAAGAATTGATTTAGACAaattgagaagaaaagaaaaaattaggtTTTATCATGATTTAACGCTTTTTGAAGACGAGCTTCATGATAATGGCATCGCTGTATGTTCTGTTAAAATT CGTGTAATGCCTACTAGTTTCTTCATTCTCCTACGTTATTTTTTGAGAATTGATAATGTTATGTTAAGAATAAAGGATACTCGCATTTATCACGAATTTGGGCAAAATTATCTGCTACGAGAATTTACAACTCGGGAAGCCAAAGTTCAAGACATTCAT GTATCTCCAGTATTGTTCATAGAACCAAGTGAGATAGCACCTCACTTACCGCTAACTGAAAGTTACTATCATAAATTGATTGTACAATCGAGAGAAGAATCGAAAATAGAGGATGGAACGTCGACTTCTGTTGATAACACAGTAGATAATACTATTACTTAA
- the LOC122628696 gene encoding perilipin-1-like has translation MDNSKSTFEIRETPSTIVRIAYRQLSIMTGTNDLANPMSNNDNKLIKKEEDSCMICTRRFFRLPIFLSVTSSFCQAYETVKKSHESVTIVFDSLENGLSKGAEYVGPMTNRIGETLETPMKTVDNFVCIGLDFLEEKVPSIKLPPYEIFQNISNNIRLLASSTVNTFVIMFSNIVGYVDQLEASMDKDAKKKDDKNNNIVQNVK, from the exons ATGGATAACTCCAAAAGTACCTTCGAGATCAGAGAGACCCCTTCGACTATCGTGCGCATCGCATATCGT caACTCAGTATTATGACTGGCACGAACGATCTTGCAAATCCGATGtctaataacgataataaattaattaagaaagaagaggatagtTGTATGATCTGCACACgacgtttctttcgattacCGATATTTTTATCGGTAACCTCATCCTTTTGTCAAGCGTATGAAACTGTTAAAAAATCCCATGAATCCGTTACCATTGTATTTGATAGCTTAGAAAATGGATTGAGTAAAGGTGCCGAATACGTTGGTCCAATGACCAATCGGATAGGCGAGACATTGGAAACACCAATGAAAACTGTCGACAATTTCGTTTGTATTGGTTTGGACTTTTTAGAAGAGAAAGTACCTTCCATTAAACTACCACCGTACGAGATCTTTCAAAATATCAGCAATAATATCAG ACTTTTAGCCTCATCAACGGTGAATACATTTGTTATTATGTTCTCCAACATTGTCGGATATGTGGATCAATTGGAAGCATCCATGGATAAAGATGccaaaaaaaaggatgataagaataataatattgttcaGAATGTTAAGTGa